A window of Sphingobium herbicidovorans contains these coding sequences:
- a CDS encoding lysophospholipid acyltransferase family protein, with protein sequence MLSNPFLFTLLRILPASVASWLGGWLSAHVARRQMKLRDQRARTNLAILRPDLPEAAQEAMLTRRWINLGRTMAELTNIDRLIENNHITVDDAAGYQQVLDGPGPMIALAVHLGNWDLLAAHIKASTDRPGLGVYDPPENAAQAAMLKRARSSYMGEAITGEGAARGILKHLTTKDRATLYILLDERRDRQVCFPRFGRDLPPSGNLSVALRLGRKVGAKFLPFYMIRTGGPHFRVYWHAPLDPAQLTDAQIMDRVDGFLGKACIDHADQWLALHDMDLTAPTA encoded by the coding sequence ATGCTCTCCAACCCCTTTCTCTTCACCCTCCTCCGCATCCTCCCCGCGTCGGTCGCGTCCTGGCTAGGCGGCTGGCTGTCGGCGCATGTGGCCCGGCGGCAGATGAAGCTGCGCGACCAGCGCGCCCGCACCAACCTCGCCATCCTGCGCCCCGACCTTCCTGAAGCGGCGCAAGAGGCCATGCTCACCCGTCGCTGGATCAACCTTGGCCGCACCATGGCCGAACTGACCAACATCGACCGGCTGATCGAAAATAACCACATCACGGTGGATGATGCCGCCGGCTATCAGCAGGTGCTCGACGGCCCCGGCCCCATGATCGCGCTGGCCGTTCACCTCGGCAACTGGGACTTGCTGGCCGCTCATATCAAGGCGTCGACGGACCGTCCCGGCCTGGGCGTCTACGACCCGCCGGAAAATGCCGCGCAGGCCGCCATGCTCAAACGCGCCCGATCCAGTTACATGGGCGAAGCGATCACCGGCGAAGGCGCCGCGCGCGGCATCCTCAAGCATCTCACCACAAAGGATCGCGCTACCCTCTACATATTGCTGGACGAACGGCGCGACCGGCAGGTTTGCTTCCCCCGCTTCGGCCGCGATCTGCCGCCATCGGGCAACCTTTCGGTCGCCTTGAGGCTGGGCCGAAAAGTCGGCGCGAAATTCCTGCCTTTCTACATGATCCGCACAGGCGGCCCCCACTTCCGCGTCTACTGGCACGCCCCGCTCGACCCCGCGCAACTCACTGACGCGCAGATCATGGACCGGGTCGACGGCTTCCTTGGAAAGGCCTGCATCGACCATGCCGACCAATGGCTCGCCCTGCACGACATGGACCTGACCGCCCCGACCGCCTAA
- a CDS encoding pseudouridine synthase — translation MEPPKKSGPPRRAGPGGPRRPGEGRAATGSRPARPPFRKAKAAPATPANPHPARAAAVASGKNEPQRIAKLLARAGVASRREIERMIEDGRITLDGEAVTTPATLLTSLNGIAVDGNPVAQPAPTRLFLFHKPSGYLTAERDPRGRPTIYDRLPADLPRLMPIGRLDMTTEGLLLMTTDGEFKRQMELPATGVPRTYRARAFGEISQAQLEDLFDGIEIDGIRYGQIEANLERRTGRNQWIEMTLTEGKNREVRRVLEHLGLQVSRLIRTSYGPFHLGELASGAVEEVRQHDLILFRKTLKPLKS, via the coding sequence GTGGAGCCGCCGAAAAAATCTGGACCGCCTCGCCGCGCAGGACCCGGCGGTCCCCGGCGCCCTGGCGAAGGCAGGGCCGCGACCGGCTCCCGCCCCGCGCGCCCGCCATTTCGGAAGGCAAAGGCGGCCCCGGCCACTCCCGCCAATCCTCATCCCGCCCGCGCCGCCGCCGTCGCCAGCGGCAAGAATGAACCGCAGCGCATCGCCAAGCTGCTGGCCCGCGCGGGGGTTGCATCCCGTCGTGAGATCGAACGGATGATCGAGGATGGCCGGATCACGCTGGACGGGGAAGCAGTGACGACGCCTGCCACGCTGCTGACCTCGCTCAATGGCATCGCCGTGGATGGCAACCCCGTCGCCCAGCCCGCGCCCACGCGCCTGTTCCTTTTTCACAAGCCTTCCGGCTATCTCACGGCGGAGCGTGACCCGCGTGGCCGCCCGACCATCTACGACCGGCTGCCCGCCGACCTGCCCCGCCTCATGCCCATCGGTCGGCTCGACATGACGACCGAGGGCCTTCTGCTCATGACCACCGACGGCGAATTCAAGCGTCAGATGGAACTGCCGGCCACCGGCGTTCCGCGCACATACCGCGCCCGCGCTTTTGGCGAAATCAGCCAGGCTCAGCTTGAAGACCTGTTCGACGGCATAGAGATTGATGGCATTCGCTACGGCCAGATCGAGGCGAATCTGGAACGGCGGACGGGCCGCAACCAGTGGATCGAAATGACCCTGACCGAAGGCAAGAACCGCGAAGTGCGCCGCGTGCTGGAACATTTGGGGCTTCAGGTAAGCCGCCTGATACGCACCAGCTACGGTCCCTTCCATCTGGGCGAGCTTGCGTCCGGCGCGGTCGAAGAAGTGCGCCAGCATGACCTGATCCTGTTTCGCAAGACGCTGAAACCGCTCAAGTCCTAA
- a CDS encoding phosphoribosylanthranilate isomerase, with the protein MSRLAIKICGLSTPDTVGAAMRADATHLGFVHFAKSPRHVEADQLRALTAQVPAHIDRVAVVVDPTDDILAELVGTGALTALQLHGKESPQRAAAIRARFNLPVWKAIAVKTRADLDAANAYNGAADRLLFDAKTPEGAALPGGMGLRFDWTLLRGVPISLPWGLSGGLGIDNVAEAIRITGAPMIDVSSGVESAPGIKSVDKIMAFCKAAQQS; encoded by the coding sequence ATGTCCCGACTCGCCATCAAGATTTGCGGTCTTTCGACCCCCGACACCGTCGGCGCAGCGATGCGAGCGGACGCCACCCATTTGGGCTTCGTCCACTTCGCCAAAAGCCCCCGTCATGTCGAAGCGGACCAGTTGCGGGCCCTGACGGCACAGGTTCCCGCCCATATCGACCGGGTCGCCGTGGTCGTTGATCCGACCGACGACATCCTTGCCGAACTGGTCGGCACAGGCGCACTCACCGCCCTGCAACTTCACGGCAAGGAAAGCCCCCAGCGCGCCGCCGCCATCCGCGCGCGCTTCAACCTTCCGGTCTGGAAGGCAATCGCCGTCAAGACCCGCGCCGACCTTGATGCCGCCAACGCGTATAACGGCGCAGCCGACCGCCTGCTCTTTGATGCGAAAACTCCCGAAGGCGCGGCGCTGCCGGGCGGCATGGGCCTGCGTTTCGACTGGACGCTGCTGCGGGGCGTCCCCATATCCTTGCCCTGGGGCCTGTCCGGGGGCCTTGGTATCGACAATGTCGCCGAGGCAATTCGCATTACCGGCGCCCCGATGATCGACGTTTCTTCCGGCGTGGAAAGCGCGCCGGGCATCAAGAGTGTGGACAAGATCATGGCCTTCTGCAAAGCGGCACAACAATCATGA
- a CDS encoding bifunctional folylpolyglutamate synthase/dihydrofolate synthase, with the protein MPDHAVSDDPGVQAQLDRLAILSPGADILGLDRITRLLDRLRDPHRALPPVFHVAGTNGKGSTCAFLRAALEADGKSVHVFTSPHLVRFNERIRISGQLIGDEALAGYLCRVLDVAEGVGASFFEVTTAAAFLAFAEHPADACIIEVGLGGRLDATNIIDDPVVCGIAQLGIDHQAFLGNSLRAIATEKAGIAKPGAPLVTQRYPTSLASVMSDAAARARTVWLPMGESWDAASYRDRLHYRDAQGRIETPLPRLHGAHQVHNAALAFAMLRHQSAVPVSEAALKAAPLWAHWPARLQRLDHGPLLAPLPDDSEAWLDGGHNAGAGEAISAFFTNERLAGRKLHLIIGMLANKDVDAYLAPFAGCVAHIHALPVPGHDHHPADRFAAIASRWGIDCAAHDDPAQAIAAIAAAPQPDPPLILIAGSLYLAGEILRLNEQYPD; encoded by the coding sequence ATGCCCGACCACGCCGTCTCCGATGATCCTGGGGTTCAGGCCCAGCTGGACCGTCTGGCGATCCTGTCGCCCGGCGCTGACATATTGGGCCTCGACCGCATCACCCGCCTGCTGGATCGCCTGCGCGACCCCCATCGCGCCCTGCCGCCGGTCTTTCATGTCGCGGGCACCAATGGAAAGGGATCGACCTGCGCCTTCCTGCGCGCCGCGCTCGAAGCCGATGGAAAAAGCGTCCATGTATTCACCTCACCCCACCTCGTGCGCTTCAATGAACGCATCCGCATCAGCGGCCAGTTGATCGGGGACGAGGCGCTTGCGGGCTATCTGTGCCGCGTCCTCGATGTGGCGGAAGGTGTCGGCGCCAGCTTCTTCGAAGTCACGACCGCCGCCGCATTCCTCGCCTTCGCCGAGCACCCGGCCGACGCCTGCATCATCGAAGTGGGTCTGGGCGGTCGCCTCGACGCCACCAACATCATCGACGATCCGGTCGTCTGCGGCATCGCGCAGTTGGGGATCGATCATCAGGCATTCCTCGGCAACAGCCTGCGCGCCATCGCCACGGAAAAGGCCGGTATCGCCAAGCCCGGCGCACCTCTGGTGACGCAACGCTACCCGACCTCGCTCGCCAGCGTCATGAGCGACGCCGCCGCCCGCGCACGCACTGTCTGGTTGCCGATGGGCGAAAGCTGGGACGCCGCCAGCTATCGCGATCGCCTTCATTATCGCGATGCTCAGGGTCGCATCGAAACCCCGCTGCCCCGCTTGCACGGCGCGCATCAGGTGCACAACGCCGCCCTTGCCTTCGCCATGCTGCGCCACCAGAGCGCCGTGCCGGTCAGCGAAGCCGCGCTGAAGGCCGCGCCGCTCTGGGCGCACTGGCCCGCCCGTCTCCAGCGGCTCGACCACGGCCCGCTGCTCGCCCCCCTGCCGGACGACAGCGAAGCCTGGCTCGACGGCGGTCATAATGCCGGCGCCGGGGAAGCCATCAGCGCCTTCTTCACCAATGAACGCCTTGCGGGGCGAAAGCTGCACCTCATCATCGGCATGCTCGCGAACAAGGATGTCGACGCCTATCTCGCGCCCTTCGCCGGATGCGTCGCCCACATCCACGCGCTGCCCGTGCCCGGCCACGACCATCATCCCGCCGACCGCTTCGCCGCCATCGCAAGTCGCTGGGGCATCGACTGCGCAGCGCATGATGATCCCGCGCAGGCCATCGCCGCCATCGCCGCCGCCCCTCAACCTGACCCGCCGCTCATCCTGATCGCGGGGTCGCTCTATCTGGCGGGCGAAATTTTGCGGCTGAACGAGCAATATCCCGACTGA
- the trpA gene encoding tryptophan synthase subunit alpha, translating into MTSDRLATRFETCKDAGRAALITFVTAGDPSVAATPAILDALVAGGADIIELGMPFTDPMADGPAIELANLRSLGSGTRTKDIFHLATTFRARHPRIPLILMGYANPMLIRGSEWFAAQCRDAGVDGVICVDVPPEEDAELGPALRAAGIHLIRLATPTTDAARLPAVLDGASGFLYHVAVAGITGKQQAAQASVELAVEKLRSATDLPIAVGFGVRSAEQAAAIGRVADGVVVGSAIVDIVGSHGDAAAPFVQEFVATLRGALNANSPHFRETAA; encoded by the coding sequence ATGACTTCTGATCGCCTCGCTACGCGCTTTGAAACCTGCAAGGACGCGGGTCGCGCCGCCCTCATCACCTTCGTAACCGCGGGCGATCCATCCGTCGCCGCTACCCCGGCCATTCTGGACGCGCTCGTGGCTGGTGGCGCGGACATCATCGAACTGGGCATGCCCTTCACCGATCCGATGGCGGACGGCCCGGCCATCGAACTGGCGAACCTGCGCAGTCTCGGCTCGGGCACGCGGACGAAAGACATTTTTCATCTCGCGACGACTTTCCGCGCGCGCCATCCGCGCATTCCCCTGATCCTCATGGGCTATGCCAATCCCATGCTGATCCGCGGATCGGAATGGTTCGCCGCGCAGTGCCGTGATGCGGGCGTCGATGGCGTCATCTGCGTCGATGTGCCCCCAGAGGAAGACGCCGAACTTGGCCCGGCGCTCCGTGCCGCTGGCATCCACCTCATCCGTCTCGCGACGCCGACGACCGACGCCGCCCGCCTGCCCGCCGTTCTCGATGGCGCCAGCGGCTTCCTTTATCATGTCGCCGTGGCGGGCATCACCGGAAAGCAGCAGGCCGCACAGGCGTCTGTCGAACTCGCCGTTGAAAAGCTCCGCAGCGCCACTGACCTGCCGATCGCGGTCGGTTTCGGCGTCCGTTCGGCTGAACAGGCCGCCGCCATCGGCCGCGTCGCCGATGGCGTGGTTGTCGGTTCCGCCATCGTCGATATCGTCGGTTCGCATGGCGATGCCGCCGCCCCCTTCGTTCAGGAGTTCGTCGCGACTCTGCGCGGCGCGCTCAACGCCAACAGCCCCCATTTTCGGGAGACCGCAGCATGA
- a CDS encoding response regulator yields the protein MFFGLVKGDAKSGQEAAAIRSVLVVEDEPLVAFDNEHVLEQAGYRVAATVEDYDHAVRVIDEDDVDLVIADITLHGDKTGIDVARFAHGKGLAVLFVTGACPIDAHEMAVGCLAKPYLPRDLLGSIAVIEAVMRGDEPGRVPQGLRLFA from the coding sequence ATGTTTTTCGGGCTGGTAAAAGGGGACGCAAAGTCAGGGCAGGAAGCCGCGGCGATCCGCAGCGTGCTGGTGGTCGAGGACGAACCGCTGGTCGCTTTCGACAATGAACATGTGCTGGAACAGGCCGGTTATCGCGTCGCCGCGACGGTCGAGGATTATGACCATGCGGTGCGCGTGATCGACGAGGATGATGTCGATCTGGTGATCGCCGACATCACCTTGCATGGCGACAAGACGGGCATCGATGTGGCCCGCTTTGCCCATGGCAAGGGGCTGGCGGTGTTGTTCGTGACGGGCGCGTGCCCGATCGACGCGCATGAGATGGCGGTCGGATGCCTGGCGAAGCCCTATCTGCCGCGCGATCTGCTTGGGTCTATTGCCGTGATTGAAGCGGTGATGCGCGGGGATGAACCGGGGCGCGTGCCGCAGGGGTTGCGGCTGTTCGCCTGA
- a CDS encoding glycosyltransferase: MNWALGLWVLLQGLSLAGVLNYWRHLPVDRQEEAPEGVVLLLSVRDDWDGGAELIARLKAQTVRFRLVIATSGACPAAEALAAREGDWVQIVHAGVASDEGQKVHKLRAALRALREGDRYLVFVDADIAPPPRMVGRLLFPLVRGKADIVTGYRLLLPERSVVAALVGAVEMQLATLPRAASATMPWGGAMALTRRQAERLDLDAALAGQLSDDMAIGLAGWRAKLRLRPVRDLLVASPLEGRGAVGFGVRQYRHIFTNSWRMWLAAAAVVSCHAFGWIWALGWGGWGAVAVGYAAAAGRALVRRRIIASVVEPGQARAARRSLWWDVLAPFAVCWAHMAMQLAAAGSRRISWGGFDYWVRGGKVARMVKR; the protein is encoded by the coding sequence ATGAATTGGGCCTTGGGGCTGTGGGTGCTGTTGCAGGGGCTGAGCCTTGCGGGCGTGCTGAATTATTGGCGGCATCTGCCTGTGGACCGGCAGGAGGAAGCGCCCGAGGGCGTCGTGCTGCTGCTGTCAGTGCGGGATGATTGGGACGGCGGGGCGGAACTGATCGCGCGGCTGAAGGCGCAGACGGTGCGGTTTCGGCTGGTGATCGCGACTTCGGGGGCTTGTCCGGCGGCGGAAGCTCTGGCTGCGCGAGAAGGCGACTGGGTGCAGATCGTTCATGCCGGGGTGGCGAGCGATGAGGGGCAGAAGGTTCATAAGCTGCGCGCGGCTTTGCGCGCCTTGCGTGAGGGGGACCGCTATCTGGTTTTCGTGGATGCGGACATTGCGCCTCCGCCCCGGATGGTGGGGCGACTGCTCTTTCCTCTGGTGCGGGGTAAGGCGGATATTGTGACGGGATACCGGCTGTTGTTGCCGGAACGGAGCGTGGTGGCGGCGCTGGTGGGCGCGGTGGAGATGCAGTTGGCGACGCTCCCGCGTGCCGCGAGCGCAACCATGCCGTGGGGCGGGGCGATGGCGTTGACGCGGAGGCAAGCGGAGAGGCTGGACTTGGATGCGGCTCTGGCGGGGCAGTTGTCGGATGACATGGCGATCGGGCTGGCCGGGTGGCGCGCGAAGCTGCGATTGCGGCCGGTGCGGGATTTGCTGGTCGCTTCGCCGCTGGAGGGGCGCGGGGCTGTTGGCTTTGGAGTGCGGCAGTATCGGCATATTTTCACCAATAGCTGGCGCATGTGGCTGGCGGCCGCTGCGGTGGTGAGTTGCCATGCCTTTGGCTGGATATGGGCGCTTGGCTGGGGCGGCTGGGGCGCGGTGGCCGTGGGCTATGCGGCGGCGGCTGGACGGGCGCTGGTGCGGCGGCGGATCATCGCGAGCGTCGTGGAGCCGGGACAGGCGCGGGCGGCGCGGCGGTCGCTCTGGTGGGATGTGCTGGCGCCCTTTGCGGTGTGCTGGGCGCATATGGCGATGCAGCTGGCGGCGGCTGGTTCGCGGCGGATCAGCTGGGGTGGGTTTGATTATTGGGTGAGGGGCGGGAAGGTCGCGCGGATGGTCAAGCGTTGA
- a CDS encoding DUF952 domain-containing protein has product MSDLFAYKILTKDQYDQLKTDGAFKGAPVDLADGYIHMSTRDQAAETAAKHFAGQDNLVMVMVDLAPFGEAVKWEESRGGALFPHLYGDLPLSAIAGKVVLRLDEQGKHLFPAGF; this is encoded by the coding sequence GTGAGCGACCTCTTCGCCTACAAGATCCTGACGAAGGATCAGTATGACCAGCTAAAGACCGACGGCGCGTTCAAGGGCGCGCCCGTCGATCTGGCCGACGGCTACATCCACATGTCCACCCGCGACCAGGCCGCCGAAACCGCCGCCAAACATTTCGCGGGCCAGGACAATCTGGTGATGGTGATGGTCGACCTGGCGCCATTTGGTGAAGCGGTGAAATGGGAAGAGTCACGCGGCGGCGCGCTGTTCCCGCACCTTTATGGCGATCTGCCTTTAAGTGCGATTGCTGGGAAAGTGGTGCTGCGGCTGGATGAGCAGGGCAAGCATCTGTTTCCGGCGGGTTTTTAG
- a CDS encoding DUF6628 family protein: MAYGETSPLELPRPLPGGYGNRLFLYVLRRMASAGVDDAHAANAMLGAFGRSYRRPLILMRAMMLELARCATRRILVAPCCCARMTADEAMLMQAIGDALQDPPSAYDQLATLLGSDDVLGALTCLQAVSQAHADLGRPLDLYAGA; encoded by the coding sequence ATGGCCTACGGAGAGACCAGCCCCCTCGAACTGCCCCGCCCGCTTCCCGGCGGCTACGGCAACCGGCTCTTCCTTTATGTGTTGCGCCGCATGGCAAGCGCCGGTGTGGACGACGCCCACGCCGCCAACGCCATGCTGGGCGCATTCGGCCGCAGCTATCGCCGCCCGCTGATCCTCATGCGCGCCATGATGCTGGAGCTTGCCCGCTGCGCCACGCGCCGGATATTGGTCGCACCCTGCTGCTGCGCCCGTATGACCGCCGACGAAGCAATGCTCATGCAGGCCATCGGCGACGCGCTACAGGATCCGCCATCCGCCTATGACCAGCTCGCCACGCTGCTCGGCTCCGACGACGTGCTCGGCGCACTCACCTGTCTGCAAGCCGTCTCGCAGGCCCATGCGGACCTGGGTCGCCCGCTCGACCTTTATGCCGGAGCCTGA
- the trpB gene encoding tryptophan synthase subunit beta — MTIKNSLRSQPDASGHFGSFGGRYVAETLMPLILELEKVYREARQDPEFDAEFTELLRNYVGRPNPLYYAGRLTESLRADAPEGKGAKIYLKREELNHTGAHKINNCIGQALLARRMGKKKVIAETGAGQHGVATATVAALFGLECKIFMGAKDVERQKPNVFRMKLLGAEVIPVVSGSQTLKDAMNDALRHWVSNVHDTFYIIGTAAGPHPYPELVRDFQSVIGREAREQILEIEGRLPDMLIAPVGGGSNAIGLFHPFLDDTEVKMIGVEAAGEGLQGKHAASLAGGASGILHGNRTYLLQDEDGQITEAHSISAGLDYPGIGPEHSWLHEIGRVEYMPITDDEALASFQKLSALEGIIPALESAHAIASAEKIAPTLDADQILIVNLSGRGDKDIFTVAQALGVEI; from the coding sequence ATGACCATCAAAAACTCCCTCCGCTCACAGCCCGATGCGTCCGGCCATTTCGGTTCATTCGGCGGCCGCTACGTCGCCGAAACGCTGATGCCGCTCATTCTTGAGCTGGAAAAGGTTTACAGGGAAGCCAGGCAGGACCCCGAATTTGACGCAGAGTTCACCGAACTGCTGCGCAACTATGTCGGCCGTCCCAACCCGCTTTATTATGCAGGTCGCCTGACCGAATCCCTGCGCGCCGACGCACCGGAAGGAAAGGGCGCGAAAATCTACCTGAAGCGCGAGGAATTGAACCACACCGGCGCGCACAAGATCAATAACTGCATCGGCCAGGCCCTGCTCGCCCGCCGCATGGGCAAGAAAAAGGTCATCGCCGAAACCGGTGCGGGCCAGCACGGCGTCGCCACTGCCACCGTCGCCGCCCTGTTCGGCCTGGAATGCAAGATCTTCATGGGCGCAAAGGATGTGGAGCGGCAAAAGCCCAACGTCTTTCGCATGAAGCTGCTCGGCGCAGAAGTGATCCCGGTCGTGTCCGGCTCTCAGACGCTGAAAGACGCGATGAACGACGCCCTGCGCCACTGGGTGTCGAACGTCCACGACACATTTTACATCATCGGCACGGCGGCAGGCCCGCACCCCTACCCGGAACTGGTCCGCGATTTTCAGTCGGTGATCGGCCGCGAAGCCCGCGAGCAGATATTGGAAATCGAAGGCCGCCTGCCCGACATGCTGATCGCTCCCGTCGGCGGCGGATCGAACGCCATCGGCCTGTTCCACCCCTTTCTCGACGATACGGAAGTCAAGATGATCGGCGTCGAAGCGGCCGGTGAGGGGCTTCAGGGCAAGCATGCGGCCTCGCTGGCTGGCGGCGCGTCGGGCATCCTGCATGGCAATCGCACCTATCTGCTTCAGGATGAGGACGGCCAGATCACCGAAGCGCACAGCATTTCGGCGGGTCTCGACTATCCCGGCATTGGCCCTGAACATAGCTGGCTGCACGAAATCGGCCGCGTCGAATATATGCCCATCACCGATGACGAGGCGCTTGCCAGCTTCCAGAAGCTTTCCGCGCTGGAAGGCATCATCCCCGCGCTTGAATCCGCCCATGCCATTGCGAGCGCCGAAAAGATCGCGCCCACGCTGGACGCGGATCAGATCCTTATCGTCAATCTCTCCGGCCGTGGCGACAAGGACATCTTCACCGTCGCCCAGGCCCTTGGTGTCGAAATATGA
- the accD gene encoding acetyl-CoA carboxylase, carboxyltransferase subunit beta: MSWINRVRKAVPFLAKKETTAETLWHKCPSCTEMIFIKEWEDNLSVCPRCDHHGRIGPSERFEHILDPGFILLPTPPVQEDPLKFRDSKRYPDRIRAARAQTGDQDALINARGAIDDVPLVMGVQNFAFMGGSMGMGVGAAFIQGVNEAIGHKCPYVIFTAAGGARMQEGILSLMQMPRSTVAIQKLHAAGLPYIVVLTDPTTGGVTASYAMLGDIQIAEPNALIGFAGQRVIESTIREKLPDGFQRAEYLLEHGMLDMVVHRSELRDTLARVIGYLTPRVAA; encoded by the coding sequence ATGAGCTGGATCAACCGCGTCCGCAAGGCCGTCCCTTTCCTGGCAAAGAAGGAAACGACCGCCGAGACGCTGTGGCACAAATGCCCGTCCTGCACCGAGATGATTTTCATCAAGGAGTGGGAGGACAATCTGTCCGTCTGCCCGCGCTGCGACCATCATGGCCGCATCGGGCCGTCCGAACGCTTCGAGCATATTCTCGACCCCGGCTTCATCCTGCTGCCGACGCCGCCGGTTCAGGAAGACCCGCTCAAATTCCGCGATTCCAAGCGTTACCCGGACCGCATAAGGGCCGCCCGCGCGCAGACGGGCGATCAGGACGCGCTGATCAACGCGCGCGGCGCTATCGACGATGTGCCGCTGGTCATGGGCGTTCAGAATTTCGCTTTCATGGGCGGCTCCATGGGCATGGGCGTCGGCGCGGCCTTCATTCAGGGCGTCAACGAAGCCATTGGCCATAAATGCCCCTATGTCATCTTCACCGCAGCGGGCGGCGCGCGGATGCAGGAAGGCATCCTGTCGTTGATGCAGATGCCCCGGTCCACCGTCGCGATCCAGAAACTGCACGCTGCTGGCCTGCCCTATATCGTCGTCCTGACCGATCCGACCACCGGCGGCGTCACGGCTAGCTATGCGATGTTGGGCGACATCCAGATCGCGGAACCCAACGCCCTGATCGGCTTTGCGGGCCAGCGCGTTATTGAAAGCACGATCCGCGAAAAGCTGCCCGATGGGTTCCAGCGGGCCGAATATCTGCTGGAACATGGCATGCTCGACATGGTTGTCCACCGCAGCGAACTGCGCGACACGCTGGCGCGGGTGATCGGCTATCTGACCCCACGCGTGGCGGCCTGA
- a CDS encoding AmpG family muropeptide MFS transporter, with protein MTDIAMGARSWADAVKPYVEKAPLAALFLGISSGFPFAMIGANLASRLAQDGIDKKSVTAFSLVLLAYNLKWLWAWVVEGVKLPLLHRLGQRVSWMLLAGVLVMAAVVNLAVVDPASDLMAMVRAAILLGIAGATFDIIIDGYRIEILRPDQLGIGAGMSQYGWRIGAAAAGAVGLVVAQYWDWTAAYIICSLFALPAMLAALIVGEPERHREIASRKSGGELKQAIIGPFLDFFKRKGALLVLLFIIVHKIGDTLANLTFRLLFNDLGYTNEEIAIYDVGIGFWALLAGIFVGGVLYARLGLKRSVLISLVLMAVSNFSFAALAAAGKSNMGMAGAIGFENFASGIGGVAVVAYFSALCDLRFTAAQYAMISAAASIVGRFLTGTTAGAMIERFGYVDFYLLTTVLALPGIILFWLMMRSGLVDSSVGSAATEEGDQAPA; from the coding sequence ATGACCGACATCGCCATGGGCGCCAGAAGCTGGGCCGATGCCGTGAAGCCCTATGTGGAGAAGGCGCCGCTGGCCGCGCTGTTCCTGGGGATTTCGTCCGGTTTTCCCTTTGCGATGATCGGCGCGAACCTGGCGTCACGCCTGGCGCAGGACGGCATCGACAAGAAGAGCGTGACGGCGTTCAGCCTGGTGCTCCTCGCCTATAATCTCAAATGGCTGTGGGCGTGGGTGGTGGAGGGCGTGAAGTTGCCGCTGCTGCATCGCTTGGGGCAGCGCGTGTCGTGGATGCTGCTGGCCGGGGTGCTGGTGATGGCGGCGGTGGTCAATCTGGCGGTGGTCGATCCTGCGTCGGACCTGATGGCGATGGTGCGGGCCGCGATTCTGCTGGGGATTGCGGGGGCGACATTCGATATCATCATAGACGGCTATCGCATTGAAATCCTTAGGCCAGACCAGCTGGGCATTGGTGCGGGCATGTCGCAATATGGATGGCGAATCGGGGCTGCGGCGGCAGGCGCGGTGGGGCTGGTGGTCGCGCAATATTGGGATTGGACGGCGGCCTACATCATATGTTCGCTGTTCGCCCTGCCTGCAATGCTGGCCGCTTTGATCGTTGGCGAGCCGGAGCGGCACCGCGAGATTGCTTCGCGCAAGAGCGGCGGCGAGTTGAAGCAGGCGATCATCGGGCCGTTCCTGGACTTCTTCAAGCGCAAGGGCGCGCTGCTCGTACTGCTGTTCATCATCGTGCACAAGATTGGCGACACGCTGGCGAACCTTACATTCCGGCTGCTGTTCAATGACCTTGGCTACACCAATGAAGAGATTGCGATCTATGATGTGGGCATTGGTTTCTGGGCGTTGCTGGCCGGGATATTCGTCGGCGGCGTGCTGTATGCGCGGCTGGGGCTGAAGCGGTCTGTGCTGATCAGCCTGGTGTTGATGGCGGTGTCCAATTTCAGCTTCGCCGCGCTGGCGGCGGCGGGAAAGAGCAACATGGGCATGGCGGGCGCGATCGGCTTTGAAAATTTCGCGAGCGGGATCGGGGGCGTGGCGGTGGTCGCCTATTTCTCCGCGCTGTGCGACCTGCGCTTTACCGCCGCGCAATATGCGATGATATCGGCGGCGGCTAGCATCGTGGGCCGGTTCCTGACCGGGACCACCGCCGGGGCGATGATCGAACGGTTCGGCTATGTCGATTTCTACCTGCTGACAACGGTCCTGGCGCTGCCGGGCATCATCCTGTTCTGGTTGATGATGCGCAGCGGGCTGGTGGATTCGAGCGTCGGCAGCGCGGCGACGGAAGAGGGCGATCAGGCTCCGGCATAA